A single Halobellus ruber DNA region contains:
- a CDS encoding DUF7835 family putative zinc beta-ribbon protein yields MSQSQSTVTELTEECSQCGTRTPHTVSIELKTESTKEANRAFSREPYRVTECRACGDTRSQRMNNA; encoded by the coding sequence ATGTCACAGAGCCAATCGACGGTCACCGAACTGACCGAGGAGTGCAGCCAGTGCGGCACGCGGACGCCCCACACGGTGTCGATCGAACTCAAAACCGAGAGCACGAAGGAAGCGAACCGGGCGTTCTCCCGGGAGCCCTACCGGGTCACGGAGTGTCGGGCCTGCGGCGATACCCGGAGCCAGCGGATGAACAACGCCTAA
- a CDS encoding CheF family chemotaxis protein codes for MRPDETKVADTRGRFLQALRDGREVNDAAWTNGRILLSNRRIVLAGTAGKRTFPLSAIERVGGRFDVNQRVATVSDYLALQFDGGENVVLVAPAEYEAFEMDLYDALLSSTKFLIRHPAVEGGVVQNTEWEPGRVKVEVDGVSVATVSGTFVEIQLDDIGDTEMGRRTVREEQREVIEVEHSDDDGTSVETYVSGPERAVDILRSLLQIGDEQTETSLDLSQQDKQVLMALYSGVSPFDIPSFLGIDVDQVEELFVRLIDHDVVDEVRVRHEVELNARGRSIAADAIDEQGAEM; via the coding sequence GTGAGACCGGACGAGACGAAGGTGGCCGACACGCGCGGGCGGTTCCTGCAGGCCCTGCGCGACGGCCGCGAGGTGAACGACGCCGCCTGGACCAACGGACGGATCCTGCTTTCGAACCGCCGGATCGTGCTCGCGGGAACCGCCGGCAAGCGCACGTTCCCGCTGTCGGCCATCGAACGGGTAGGCGGCCGGTTCGACGTGAACCAGCGGGTCGCGACCGTCTCCGATTACCTCGCCCTGCAGTTCGACGGCGGGGAGAACGTCGTTCTCGTCGCGCCCGCGGAATACGAGGCGTTCGAGATGGACCTCTACGACGCATTGCTGTCGTCGACGAAGTTCCTGATCAGACACCCCGCAGTCGAGGGCGGCGTGGTCCAGAACACAGAGTGGGAGCCGGGGCGGGTGAAAGTCGAGGTCGACGGCGTGAGCGTGGCGACCGTCTCCGGGACGTTCGTGGAGATCCAACTCGACGACATCGGCGACACCGAGATGGGCCGGCGGACCGTCCGGGAGGAGCAGCGCGAGGTCATCGAGGTCGAACACTCCGACGACGACGGGACGAGCGTCGAGACCTACGTCTCGGGTCCGGAGCGCGCGGTCGACATCCTCCGGTCGTTGCTTCAGATCGGCGACGAACAGACCGAGACATCGCTCGACCTGTCCCAGCAGGACAAGCAGGTTCTGATGGCGTTGTACTCGGGGGTTTCACCGTTCGACATCCCGTCGTTCCTCGGGATCGACGTCGACCAGGTTGAGGAGCTGTTCGTCCGGCTCATCGACCACGACGTCGTCGACGAGGTCCGGGTACGCCACGAGGTCGAACTCAACGCCCGGGGACGGTCGATCGCGGCCGACGCGATCGACGAGCAGGGCGCGGAGATGTGA
- a CDS encoding DNA mismatch repair protein → MRLDEYWGVGPKTSELLRESMGVERALDAIENANIRALVDAGIPRGRAVRILRRANGAAGIETLGTRDTRDVYDSLLSLASDHALTAHAADRIRVLTPLPSVDEREDRLERVTAARDAWEGLDDAERDAVRSAFDAYDDADGSDRAAVETALNLRAAGLRGGTFAALEDLDDDALAAAADALGTVGADGSVAPGTDAELDRLRERRDAVADLERGALDVLESVREQGVRSFEEFRGAFVEYVAGETDVPRGRVEGAVAADARDEADFASTSLRNLLSELETEVAEREKTVASELRASVEDAREDVDVAVSAVSEIAVDLSLGRFAAEYDLERPEFVDDGLAVVGARNLSLAGEVQPVTYAIGSHGLADADAGSATAFPDTPPSGDRVAVLTGANSGGKTTLLETLAQVALLASMGLPVPAERAAVGRFDSVVFHRRHASFNAGVLESTLKSIVPPLSAGERTLMLVDEFEAITEPGRAADLLNGLVDLTVDRGASGVYVTHLADDLSPLPPAARIDGIFAEGLTEDLELRVDYQPRFGTIGKSTPEFIVSRLVADASDPVERRGFEALAAAVGEEAVQRTLSDAAWSGD, encoded by the coding sequence ATGCGACTGGACGAGTACTGGGGGGTCGGGCCCAAGACCAGCGAGTTGCTTCGGGAGTCGATGGGGGTCGAACGCGCCCTCGATGCGATCGAGAACGCGAACATCCGCGCGCTCGTCGACGCCGGGATCCCGCGGGGCCGGGCGGTACGGATCCTCCGCCGGGCAAATGGCGCGGCCGGCATCGAGACGCTCGGCACGCGCGACACGAGAGACGTCTACGACAGCCTGCTGAGCCTCGCGAGCGACCACGCGCTCACGGCACACGCGGCCGACCGGATCCGCGTGCTCACGCCACTGCCGTCCGTCGACGAACGGGAGGACCGGCTGGAGCGCGTGACGGCCGCGCGGGACGCCTGGGAGGGGCTGGACGACGCGGAACGCGACGCCGTCCGGTCGGCGTTCGACGCCTACGACGACGCCGACGGCTCCGATCGGGCGGCCGTCGAGACGGCCTTGAACCTCCGGGCGGCGGGCCTCCGCGGCGGGACGTTCGCGGCGCTTGAGGACCTCGACGACGACGCCCTTGCGGCGGCTGCGGACGCACTCGGCACCGTCGGCGCCGACGGATCGGTCGCTCCGGGCACCGACGCGGAGCTCGACCGGCTCCGGGAGCGCCGCGACGCCGTCGCCGACCTGGAACGCGGCGCCTTGGACGTCCTCGAATCCGTCCGCGAGCAGGGGGTCCGGAGCTTCGAGGAGTTCCGCGGGGCGTTCGTGGAGTACGTCGCAGGCGAGACCGACGTCCCCCGTGGGCGCGTCGAGGGAGCCGTCGCTGCCGACGCCCGCGACGAGGCGGACTTCGCGTCGACGTCGCTCCGGAACCTCCTCTCGGAACTCGAAACGGAGGTCGCCGAGCGCGAGAAGACGGTCGCATCGGAACTCCGGGCGTCGGTCGAGGACGCTCGCGAGGACGTCGACGTCGCGGTATCGGCAGTCTCCGAGATCGCGGTCGACCTATCGTTGGGCCGGTTCGCAGCCGAGTACGATCTGGAGCGCCCGGAGTTCGTCGACGACGGCCTGGCGGTCGTCGGCGCCCGGAACCTCTCGCTCGCCGGCGAGGTCCAACCCGTCACATACGCGATCGGGTCACACGGGTTGGCGGACGCCGACGCGGGTAGCGCGACTGCGTTCCCGGACACACCGCCGTCGGGGGACCGCGTCGCCGTCCTGACCGGCGCGAACTCCGGCGGGAAGACGACTCTGCTGGAGACGCTCGCGCAGGTCGCGCTACTCGCGTCGATGGGGCTCCCTGTTCCAGCCGAGCGGGCCGCCGTCGGCCGGTTCGATAGCGTGGTGTTCCACCGACGGCACGCGAGCTTCAACGCCGGCGTGCTGGAGTCGACGCTGAAGTCGATCGTCCCGCCGCTGTCGGCGGGCGAGCGCACCCTGATGCTGGTCGACGAGTTCGAGGCGATCACCGAGCCCGGCCGCGCGGCCGACCTGCTCAACGGGCTGGTGGATCTGACCGTCGACCGCGGCGCGTCGGGCGTCTACGTGACACACCTCGCCGACGATCTGAGCCCGCTCCCGCCGGCGGCCCGCATCGACGGCATCTTCGCGGAGGGGCTGACCGAGGACCTGGAGCTGCGGGTCGACTACCAGCCCCGCTTCGGGACGATCGGGAAGTCGACGCCGGAGTTCATCGTCTCGCGGCTGGTCGCCGACGCGTCCGACCCCGTCGAGCGCCGGGGGTTCGAGGCGCTCGCGGCCGCAGTGGGCGAGGAGGCGGTCCAACGGACGCTCTCGGATGCGGCGTGGTCCGGCGACTGA
- a CDS encoding nascent polypeptide-associated complex protein: MFGGGGMNPRKMKQMMEQMGIDVTELDVEEVVIRTGDEDLVFEDAQVTRMDAQGQQTYQVVGEPESREPSAAAIEGGDGDAGDDADDGIPEDDVALVAENAGVDAETAREALAETDGDLAAAIAKLE; encoded by the coding sequence ATGTTCGGTGGAGGCGGCATGAACCCGCGGAAGATGAAACAGATGATGGAACAGATGGGGATCGACGTCACCGAACTCGACGTCGAGGAGGTCGTGATCCGGACCGGCGACGAGGACCTGGTCTTCGAGGACGCACAGGTCACCCGGATGGACGCCCAGGGCCAGCAGACCTACCAGGTCGTCGGCGAGCCCGAGTCCCGCGAGCCCAGTGCGGCCGCGATCGAGGGCGGCGACGGGGATGCCGGGGACGACGCCGACGACGGGATCCCGGAGGACGACGTCGCGCTGGTGGCCGAGAACGCCGGCGTCGACGCCGAGACCGCGCGGGAGGCGCTGGCCGAGACCGACGGCGACCTCGCGGCCGCCATCGCGAAGCTGGAGTGA
- a CDS encoding AMP-binding protein, giving the protein MRDWLSYRAGIDPGRDALVDTTTDTSYTFDTVDTLVDDLAGRLASVGVDEGTHLGAVLRPCVEYVCLIHAAMRLGATLVPLDDRLTARELSAGMDAADVDTVVCDATTEDAVADAVAALDVETDGDGSAASIPVATVDEVGTDGVDPLSAVGPDPVRAASWSLEDTQLILFTSGTTGDPKPVRLTTGNLLASAAASVFRLGFDPDDRWLATLPLHHAGGISPILRMPIYGMTVVLREGFDAGATADDLDSYDATAVSVVPTMLRRMLDRRGTLAESLRVVLLGGAPASTQLIERCRNYSVPVFPTYGMTETASQIATARPEEAFRAPESVGRPLFLTEVTVVDGAGDPLPAGEAGELVVDGPTVTPGYYGDREATEAAFGEFGLHTGDVGVRTASGSITVLNRLDDRIVTGGENVDPGSVADVLADHPDVADAAVVGVPDAEWGERVSALLVPEPGVAPPDSGSDGATDRHLDPEDVRAFARDRLAGYKLPKSIAVADELPRTASGTVDRAAVRDRFPADPSATDVADDPQTTDVTDDPQTAVTNDAREDADERGPDGEPAGDADGPPGDERDENGEGDTTDVERAEGRDAGAGDAPTDEGGEPDHPE; this is encoded by the coding sequence ATGCGCGATTGGCTCTCGTACCGCGCCGGGATCGATCCGGGGCGGGACGCGCTCGTCGACACGACCACCGACACGAGCTACACGTTCGACACCGTCGACACGTTGGTCGACGATCTCGCCGGGCGCCTCGCGTCCGTGGGGGTCGACGAGGGAACCCACCTCGGCGCCGTCCTCCGGCCGTGCGTCGAGTACGTCTGCCTGATCCACGCCGCGATGCGGCTGGGGGCGACGCTCGTGCCGCTGGACGACCGACTCACCGCGCGGGAGCTTTCCGCTGGGATGGACGCCGCCGACGTCGACACCGTCGTCTGCGACGCGACGACCGAGGACGCGGTGGCCGACGCAGTCGCGGCGCTCGACGTCGAGACTGACGGTGACGGGTCGGCGGCGTCGATCCCGGTCGCCACCGTCGACGAGGTGGGGACCGACGGCGTCGACCCGCTGTCGGCGGTCGGGCCGGACCCCGTTCGGGCGGCGTCGTGGTCGCTTGAGGACACCCAACTGATCCTCTTTACGTCGGGAACGACCGGCGATCCGAAGCCCGTCCGGCTCACCACGGGGAACCTCCTCGCCAGCGCGGCCGCCTCCGTGTTCCGGCTGGGGTTCGACCCCGACGACCGGTGGCTGGCGACGCTCCCGCTGCACCACGCCGGCGGCATCTCGCCGATCCTCCGGATGCCGATCTACGGGATGACGGTCGTTCTCCGCGAGGGGTTCGACGCCGGGGCGACCGCCGACGACCTCGACAGCTACGACGCCACGGCGGTCTCCGTGGTCCCGACGATGCTCCGCCGGATGCTCGACCGCCGGGGGACGCTCGCGGAGTCGCTCCGGGTCGTCCTTCTCGGCGGCGCGCCGGCTTCGACGCAACTGATCGAGCGGTGTCGGAACTACTCCGTGCCGGTGTTTCCGACGTACGGGATGACCGAGACCGCCTCACAGATCGCGACTGCCCGCCCCGAGGAGGCGTTCAGGGCCCCCGAGAGCGTCGGCCGCCCGCTGTTTCTGACGGAGGTGACGGTCGTCGACGGGGCCGGCGACCCGCTTCCGGCGGGCGAGGCGGGGGAACTGGTCGTCGACGGGCCGACCGTCACCCCCGGGTACTACGGGGACCGGGAGGCCACGGAGGCGGCGTTCGGGGAGTTCGGCCTCCACACCGGCGACGTCGGCGTCCGAACGGCGTCGGGATCGATCACGGTCCTGAACCGGCTCGACGACCGGATCGTGACCGGCGGGGAGAACGTCGATCCGGGCTCGGTCGCGGACGTGCTCGCCGACCACCCGGATGTCGCGGACGCGGCCGTGGTCGGCGTACCCGACGCCGAGTGGGGCGAGCGGGTGTCGGCGCTCCTCGTCCCCGAGCCCGGGGTGGCACCGCCCGACTCGGGGTCGGACGGGGCGACGGATCGGCACCTCGATCCCGAGGACGTCCGTGCGTTCGCGCGGGATCGGCTCGCCGGCTACAAGCTCCCGAAATCGATCGCGGTCGCCGACGAACTACCGCGGACCGCGTCGGGGACGGTCGACCGGGCGGCCGTCCGCGATCGCTTCCCGGCCGATCCATCGGCGACGGACGTTGCGGACGACCCACAGACGACGGACGTTACGGACGACCCGCAGACGGCTGTCACGAACGACGCGAGAGAGGATGCCGACGAGCGAGGGCCGGACGGGGAACCGGCCGGCGACGCTGACGGACCGCCAGGCGACGAGCGGGACGAAAACGGGGAAGGCGACACGACGGACGTAGAGCGGGCGGAGGGTAGAGACGCCGGAGCGGGAGACGCCCCGACAGACGAGGGCGGCGAACCGGACCACCCCGAGTGA
- a CDS encoding CheR family methyltransferase has product MGPDTDARGEGGSDGTTGSFDDLLEYVESSLSFATSSYNRAYLDRRVSARMRRRRIDDYDEYRSVLRDDDEEREALLNALSVNVTSFFRNPEVWEGLREVLAELSEGRRTRVWSAACSDGREAYSAAMLALDDDRIDADRLEILGTDIKPEILRAARRGEYHASETDDLQSQLEPLADSDRYVERDGDAFRVTDEVRDLVSFREHDLVQEEPPRTFDLVICRNLFIYINTEAKQAIFETLGSAVEPGGYLTIGMTETVPRGARDRYEPVEKRLRIYRDASGGSGRSG; this is encoded by the coding sequence ATGGGGCCCGATACGGACGCTCGGGGCGAGGGCGGCTCCGACGGAACCACGGGGTCGTTCGACGACCTGCTGGAGTACGTCGAGTCGTCGCTGTCGTTTGCGACGAGTTCGTACAACCGGGCGTACCTCGACAGGCGGGTCTCCGCGCGGATGCGACGCCGGCGGATCGACGATTACGACGAGTACCGGTCGGTGCTCCGCGACGATGACGAGGAGCGGGAGGCGCTTTTGAACGCGCTGTCGGTCAACGTCACCAGCTTCTTCCGGAACCCCGAGGTCTGGGAGGGGCTGCGGGAGGTACTCGCGGAACTCAGCGAGGGGCGCCGCACCCGAGTCTGGAGTGCCGCGTGTTCGGACGGCCGGGAGGCGTACTCCGCCGCGATGCTCGCGCTCGACGATGACCGGATCGACGCCGACCGCTTAGAGATCCTCGGAACCGACATCAAACCCGAGATCCTGCGGGCCGCCCGCCGGGGGGAGTACCACGCCTCCGAAACCGACGACCTCCAGTCGCAACTGGAGCCGCTGGCCGACAGCGACCGGTACGTCGAGCGCGACGGCGACGCGTTCCGGGTCACCGACGAGGTCCGTGACCTGGTGTCGTTCCGGGAACACGACCTCGTCCAGGAGGAGCCGCCGCGGACGTTCGATCTGGTGATCTGTCGGAACCTGTTCATCTACATCAACACCGAGGCGAAGCAGGCAATCTTCGAGACGCTGGGGTCGGCAGTCGAGCCCGGCGGCTACCTCACGATCGGGATGACCGAGACCGTGCCCAGGGGCGCACGCGACCGCTACGAACCGGTCGAGAAACGACTCCGGATCTACCGCGACGCGAGCGGTGGCTCCGGCCGTTCGGGGTGA
- the mce gene encoding methylmalonyl-CoA epimerase, with the protein MSFHHLGIATADGADLAATFEGLLGAPVVHEESVDGMTVRFLELDGGYFELLEPRAEGTIARYLDRHGPGIHHVALATDDVASALDRARDLGIDPVDEAPRPGAWGHEVAFLHPDSTGGVLVEFVAAGGHGSNRTV; encoded by the coding sequence CTGTCGTTTCACCACCTCGGGATCGCCACCGCCGACGGGGCCGACCTCGCGGCGACGTTCGAGGGACTGCTCGGCGCGCCGGTCGTCCACGAGGAGTCCGTCGACGGGATGACGGTCCGGTTCCTGGAGCTCGATGGGGGGTATTTCGAGCTGCTCGAACCCCGCGCGGAGGGGACGATCGCCCGCTACCTCGACCGGCACGGCCCCGGGATCCACCACGTCGCCTTGGCGACCGACGACGTCGCGTCGGCGCTGGACCGCGCCCGCGACCTCGGGATCGACCCCGTCGACGAGGCGCCCCGACCGGGCGCGTGGGGCCACGAGGTGGCGTTTCTCCACCCCGACTCGACCGGCGGCGTCCTGGTGGAGTTCGTGGCGGCCGGCGGACACGGATCGAACCGGACGGTTTAG
- a CDS encoding DUF7563 family protein has protein sequence MPECQNCGSFVSRDYVRVFAPEGFEDARVCPHCEDAIREGAAVREARSRRVSSL, from the coding sequence ATGCCTGAGTGTCAGAACTGCGGATCGTTCGTCTCACGGGACTACGTCAGGGTGTTCGCCCCGGAAGGCTTCGAGGACGCCAGGGTCTGTCCCCACTGTGAGGACGCGATCCGGGAGGGCGCGGCAGTCCGCGAGGCCCGGTCGCGGCGCGTCTCCTCGCTGTAG
- a CDS encoding bacterio-opsin activator domain-containing protein, which produces MLADGVPDGDEADAEPTPADRPTVLVVDDDRALADTCEYWLREEYDVRVAYGGRQALERVDGDVDVVLLDRRMPDVSGDDVLEEIDDRGLDCRIAMMTAVAPDTDIVEMPFDEYLVKPVDEESVTETVEELLVRAEFDERIREYFALASTEAVLDGREVRDPATLDDLAERVRELRAERESEIRDRERQLERTRRINGLLREVDRGLVDADTRADIVETVCDSFAASPYDGAWVARYDQAVGTVECEVAGESIASPFGLADDADAGDGAVDPEALVKRTIDTRSPVTASVPPSAAAAVLAAPDPPDADRTFVAVPIDYRETVYGALVVYVRGDITDEELSMLVEMGETVGNGINGAESKRLLHADSAVELEFEHTDAGDVLVDLSRELDTTVRLEGIAPADDGVVTCFVHVSDADPEAVFGSVTPRDAVANARVVSEEDDGTLFELRLTDASAVVTLVELGAKVESFAVTGGEGRLVIRAPAGSDLRTFTLGVQSPFPEVSVVAKREVDDAVQSTSSFRRQLEEKLTDRQRDVMETALTSGYFEWPRGSTAEEVASSLGIAAPTFHEHLRAGERKLIESFFAETGDRVGRDREERAADD; this is translated from the coding sequence ATGCTCGCTGACGGCGTCCCCGACGGGGATGAGGCGGACGCGGAGCCGACGCCGGCCGACCGGCCCACGGTGTTGGTGGTGGACGACGACAGGGCGCTCGCGGACACCTGCGAGTACTGGCTGCGCGAGGAGTACGACGTGCGGGTGGCCTACGGCGGCAGGCAGGCGCTCGAGCGAGTCGACGGCGACGTCGACGTGGTGCTCTTGGACCGGCGGATGCCCGACGTCTCCGGCGACGACGTGCTCGAAGAGATCGACGACCGGGGGCTGGACTGCCGGATCGCGATGATGACTGCCGTCGCTCCCGACACCGACATCGTCGAGATGCCGTTCGACGAGTACCTCGTCAAACCCGTCGACGAGGAGAGCGTCACCGAGACCGTCGAGGAGTTGCTGGTGCGGGCGGAGTTCGACGAGCGGATCCGGGAGTACTTCGCCTTAGCGTCGACGGAGGCGGTCCTCGACGGACGCGAGGTGCGCGATCCGGCCACACTCGACGACCTGGCCGAGCGGGTGCGGGAGCTTCGAGCGGAGCGGGAATCGGAGATCCGCGACCGGGAGCGGCAACTGGAGCGGACCCGTCGGATCAACGGTCTCCTCCGGGAGGTCGACCGCGGGCTAGTGGACGCGGACACGCGGGCCGACATCGTGGAGACGGTCTGTGACTCCTTTGCGGCGTCGCCGTACGACGGGGCGTGGGTCGCACGCTACGACCAAGCAGTAGGGACCGTCGAGTGTGAGGTCGCGGGGGAGTCGATCGCGTCGCCGTTCGGGCTGGCGGACGACGCGGACGCCGGCGACGGAGCGGTCGATCCCGAGGCGCTGGTGAAGCGGACGATCGACACCCGGTCGCCGGTCACGGCATCGGTCCCGCCGTCGGCCGCGGCGGCGGTCCTCGCGGCTCCCGACCCGCCGGACGCCGACCGGACGTTCGTGGCCGTCCCGATCGACTACCGCGAGACCGTGTACGGTGCCCTGGTGGTGTACGTCCGGGGCGACATCACCGACGAGGAGCTGTCGATGCTCGTCGAGATGGGTGAGACGGTCGGCAACGGCATCAACGGCGCGGAGTCGAAGCGGCTGCTCCACGCCGACAGCGCGGTCGAACTCGAGTTCGAACACACCGACGCCGGCGACGTCCTCGTCGACCTCTCCCGGGAACTCGACACCACGGTCCGGCTCGAGGGGATCGCCCCCGCCGACGACGGCGTCGTCACCTGCTTCGTCCACGTGTCGGACGCCGACCCCGAGGCGGTGTTCGGGAGCGTCACGCCGCGGGACGCGGTGGCAAACGCACGCGTCGTCTCCGAGGAGGACGACGGGACGCTGTTCGAGCTTCGGCTGACCGACGCCTCGGCGGTCGTGACGCTCGTGGAACTGGGCGCGAAGGTGGAGTCGTTCGCCGTCACCGGCGGCGAGGGCCGGCTCGTGATCAGGGCGCCGGCGGGGTCGGACCTTCGCACGTTCACGCTGGGGGTGCAGTCGCCGTTCCCCGAGGTATCGGTCGTCGCAAAGCGGGAGGTCGACGACGCCGTCCAGTCGACGTCGTCGTTCCGTCGGCAGCTCGAGGAGAAGCTGACCGACAGACAGCGGGACGTGATGGAGACCGCACTCACCTCCGGTTACTTCGAGTGGCCCCGGGGGAGCACCGCCGAGGAGGTCGCGTCGTCGCTCGGCATCGCCGCACCCACGTTCCACGAGCACCTGCGGGCGGGCGAGCGGAAACTCATCGAGTCGTTCTTCGCGGAAACCGGCGACCGGGTCGGTCGGGACCGAGAGGAGAGGGCCGCAGACGACTGA
- a CDS encoding pyridoxamine 5'-phosphate oxidase family protein, translating into MSEETDADRVRGGRMTDAEVDAFLTEQGTGVLALADRDSAYAVPISFGYRTGRAVFAYWQFGPGSTKAAYTEATERACLTVYDVASEREWRSVVARGPLRELSGEEWADLGGLIDDNAWSPEFTGVRDRRLSVVGYELRIDEATGFRRAPDADGA; encoded by the coding sequence ATGTCCGAGGAGACGGACGCCGACCGGGTCCGCGGCGGCCGGATGACCGACGCGGAGGTCGACGCGTTCCTCACCGAGCAGGGGACGGGCGTCCTCGCGCTGGCGGACCGCGACAGCGCCTACGCCGTCCCGATCTCGTTCGGCTACCGGACCGGGCGGGCGGTCTTCGCCTACTGGCAGTTCGGCCCCGGGAGCACGAAGGCCGCGTACACCGAGGCGACGGAGCGGGCGTGTCTGACCGTGTACGACGTGGCGTCGGAACGGGAGTGGCGGAGCGTCGTCGCCCGCGGCCCGCTTCGGGAGCTGTCCGGGGAGGAGTGGGCCGACTTGGGGGGACTGATCGACGACAACGCGTGGTCGCCGGAGTTCACGGGCGTCCGGGACCGCCGGCTCTCGGTCGTCGGCTACGAGCTCCGGATCGACGAGGCGACCGGGTTCCGGCGGGCTCCCGACGCCGACGGGGCGTGA
- a CDS encoding acyl-CoA mutase large subunit family protein, with protein sequence MFDPDDLERIREGKREWAAETLSSTLDRFGERRETFTTDTGGQEVQRLYTPADVSDLDYDDDLGFPGEEPYTRGVYPTMHRGRLWTMRQYAGMGTAAETNERFRYLIDQGSSGLSLAFDLPTQKGYDSDAGMAAGEVGKAGVAVDTLRDMEVVFDGIPLDEVSTSMTINAPAAVLFAMYVAIGDRQGVPRDQLRGTIQNDILKEYIARNLYIYPPAASMRLITDIFEFCAAETPKFNTISISGYHIREAGSTAAQEIAFTLGNGIEYVETALEAGLAVDDFAPRLSFFFNAHNNVFEEAAKFRAARRMWAEIMDERFGAEDPKSKQLKFHAQTGGSTLTAQQVENNVVRVAYQALAAVLGGAQSLHTNGKDEALSLPTEQSVRTALRTQQILAHESGVADTIDPLGGSYYVESLTDDLEAEAFEILEEVDRRGGMLDAVESGWVKRQIQDVAFERQEEIESGDRVVVGVNEFQVDEDPHVDVEEVDEDDEARQRERLQAVKDDRDDEAVEAGLAAVADAAAGTDNVLPPIVDAVKAYATVGEISDVLREEFGEYQPRL encoded by the coding sequence ATGTTCGACCCCGACGACCTCGAACGGATCCGGGAGGGGAAACGCGAGTGGGCAGCGGAGACGCTCTCGTCCACCCTCGATCGGTTCGGGGAGCGGCGGGAGACGTTCACCACCGACACCGGCGGCCAGGAGGTGCAACGGCTGTACACGCCGGCCGACGTGTCGGACCTCGACTACGACGACGACCTCGGATTCCCCGGCGAGGAGCCGTACACGCGCGGCGTCTACCCCACGATGCACCGCGGGCGGCTGTGGACGATGCGGCAGTACGCCGGGATGGGCACCGCCGCCGAGACCAACGAGCGCTTCCGGTACCTCATCGATCAGGGCTCCTCGGGGTTGTCGCTCGCCTTCGACCTCCCGACACAGAAGGGGTACGACTCCGACGCCGGGATGGCAGCGGGCGAGGTCGGGAAGGCCGGCGTCGCGGTCGACACGCTCCGCGATATGGAGGTGGTCTTCGACGGGATCCCCTTAGACGAGGTGTCGACGTCGATGACGATCAACGCCCCCGCGGCGGTACTGTTTGCGATGTACGTCGCGATCGGCGACCGGCAGGGTGTCCCCCGCGACCAGCTCCGGGGCACCATCCAGAACGACATCCTGAAGGAGTACATCGCGCGGAACCTCTACATCTACCCCCCGGCGGCGTCGATGCGGCTGATCACCGACATCTTCGAGTTCTGCGCGGCCGAGACGCCGAAATTCAACACCATCTCGATCTCGGGGTACCACATCCGGGAGGCGGGGTCGACGGCGGCCCAGGAGATCGCGTTCACCCTCGGGAACGGCATCGAGTACGTCGAGACCGCCCTGGAGGCGGGGCTCGCGGTCGACGACTTCGCGCCGCGGCTCTCCTTTTTCTTCAACGCCCACAACAACGTCTTCGAGGAGGCCGCGAAGTTCCGGGCGGCCCGGCGGATGTGGGCCGAGATCATGGACGAGCGGTTCGGCGCCGAGGATCCGAAGTCCAAGCAACTGAAGTTCCACGCCCAGACCGGCGGGTCGACGTTGACCGCCCAGCAGGTGGAGAACAACGTCGTCCGGGTTGCGTATCAAGCGCTGGCGGCGGTGCTGGGCGGCGCACAGAGCCTCCACACGAACGGGAAAGACGAGGCGCTGTCGCTGCCGACCGAGCAGTCGGTCCGGACCGCGCTCCGAACCCAGCAGATCCTGGCCCACGAGTCGGGCGTCGCCGACACCATCGACCCGCTCGGCGGGAGCTACTACGTCGAATCGCTGACCGACGACCTCGAAGCCGAGGCGTTCGAGATCCTCGAGGAGGTCGACCGCCGGGGTGGGATGCTCGACGCCGTGGAGTCGGGGTGGGTGAAACGCCAGATCCAGGACGTCGCCTTCGAGCGCCAGGAGGAGATCGAATCGGGCGACCGAGTCGTAGTCGGCGTCAACGAGTTCCAGGTGGACGAGGATCCCCACGTCGACGTCGAGGAGGTCGACGAGGACGACGAGGCCCGCCAGCGGGAGCGGCTGCAGGCCGTCAAGGACGACCGCGACGACGAGGCCGTCGAGGCGGGGCTCGCGGCCGTCGCCGACGCCGCCGCCGGCACCGACAACGTACTGCCGCCGATCGTCGACGCGGTGAAGGCCTACGCGACCGTCGGCGAGATCTCCGACGTCCTCCGCGAGGAGTTCGGCGAGTACCAGCCGCGGCTGTAG